A part of Pararhizobium sp. A13 genomic DNA contains:
- a CDS encoding lytic transglycosylase domain-containing protein has protein sequence MRAHKSRRMITMLGASVIMFLAVAAYAQENQTPLPSFKPQVLAKTRRSPSQDVTGSIVSASATVPINSNLKAGLDALSNKDPQGAIAARDAMAEGTLDRHILTWAIAVSGQKGVPSYEIAAAQRELKGWPGLGALRANSEHALYRENPPASDVLSAFGTTRPETADGTIILARAFQANGDKTAAAKLLRALWTKDALDKATETKILAEFPSLLTTADHKRRMEMLLYRGRQDQAARFSDLGKAQSLYRAWVGVAKKASNSAALIAAVDPSWHKEPAYLFIRVEYLRKQEKYEEAAKLLADLPKDKDALVNPAEWWVEQRIVSRGLLDQGKFKAAYRIAAKHVATDPVDVVDAEFHAGWYALRGLEDAATAAQHFRRILQASNRPISVSRAWYWLGRAVEAGAPGNADEYYAKAATLPGTFYGQLAAARLGRKSLNVTYPSPSADDRSRFESREAVRAIARLEAAGHGWRADSLYRALAEELTSPGELAILSARAEKAGGHQLSLQIGKLAFGRGIDVAALAFPIGVIPATANISGSGKALAYAIARQESAFNPAAISPANARGLLQILPGTAKGVAGRLGLAYSKERLTTDTAYNATLGAQYLGEQIDDFGGSYILTFIAYNAGPRRVPEWIGRYGDPRGKSIDDVVDWIERIPFAETRNYVQRVMENYQVYKSRLGQTADIVHDLRLGR, from the coding sequence ATGCGCGCACATAAGTCTCGCCGGATGATTACGATGCTCGGCGCATCGGTGATCATGTTCTTGGCCGTCGCCGCATATGCACAGGAAAACCAGACCCCGCTGCCAAGCTTCAAACCCCAGGTTCTCGCGAAAACCCGCCGATCCCCATCTCAGGACGTCACCGGCTCTATCGTCTCGGCGAGCGCTACAGTGCCGATCAATTCAAACCTCAAGGCAGGGCTCGACGCTCTTTCCAACAAGGACCCCCAAGGCGCCATCGCAGCCCGCGACGCCATGGCCGAGGGCACGCTCGATCGCCACATTCTCACTTGGGCGATCGCCGTTTCCGGCCAGAAAGGCGTTCCCTCCTATGAAATTGCAGCAGCCCAACGGGAATTGAAGGGCTGGCCGGGGCTTGGCGCGCTACGCGCCAATTCCGAACATGCGCTCTACCGCGAGAATCCGCCCGCATCCGACGTGCTCTCGGCCTTTGGCACGACGCGGCCGGAAACCGCCGATGGCACAATTATCCTCGCCCGCGCTTTCCAGGCGAATGGAGACAAGACTGCCGCTGCGAAACTGCTGCGCGCCCTTTGGACGAAAGACGCTCTCGACAAGGCGACCGAAACCAAGATTCTCGCAGAATTTCCAAGCCTCCTGACAACCGCCGATCACAAACGGCGAATGGAAATGCTGCTCTATCGCGGCCGTCAGGATCAGGCAGCCCGCTTTAGCGATCTCGGCAAGGCCCAGTCTCTCTACCGAGCTTGGGTGGGTGTTGCGAAAAAGGCCAGCAACTCCGCAGCGCTCATCGCTGCTGTCGATCCTTCATGGCACAAGGAACCTGCCTACCTCTTCATTCGTGTCGAATATTTGCGCAAGCAGGAAAAATACGAGGAGGCGGCAAAGCTGCTCGCCGATCTGCCGAAGGACAAGGATGCCCTCGTCAACCCCGCAGAATGGTGGGTCGAGCAGCGGATCGTCAGCCGGGGACTGCTCGATCAGGGCAAGTTCAAGGCCGCCTACCGGATAGCGGCGAAGCACGTCGCAACCGATCCGGTGGATGTTGTCGACGCCGAATTTCATGCCGGCTGGTATGCGCTACGCGGGCTTGAGGACGCGGCGACCGCAGCCCAGCATTTCCGGCGCATCCTGCAGGCATCCAACAGGCCGATCTCGGTTTCACGCGCCTGGTACTGGCTGGGCCGCGCCGTCGAGGCGGGCGCTCCCGGCAATGCGGACGAATATTATGCCAAGGCAGCCACCCTGCCTGGCACCTTTTACGGTCAACTTGCCGCTGCCCGTCTCGGCCGGAAGTCTCTGAATGTCACCTATCCGTCGCCGAGCGCCGATGATCGTTCACGGTTCGAGAGCCGCGAGGCGGTTCGCGCCATTGCCCGTCTCGAAGCGGCCGGTCACGGCTGGCGCGCTGACAGCCTCTACCGGGCGTTGGCCGAAGAACTGACGAGCCCGGGAGAACTTGCCATCCTCTCCGCCCGCGCAGAAAAGGCCGGGGGCCATCAGCTGTCACTGCAGATCGGCAAGCTTGCTTTCGGCCGCGGCATCGATGTCGCCGCTCTTGCCTTCCCGATCGGCGTCATTCCCGCGACCGCCAACATCAGCGGCTCCGGAAAGGCGCTCGCCTATGCCATCGCCCGCCAGGAAAGCGCCTTCAATCCTGCGGCCATTTCGCCGGCGAATGCGCGCGGGCTTTTGCAGATTCTGCCCGGCACGGCAAAAGGCGTCGCCGGGCGTCTCGGCCTTGCCTATTCGAAGGAGCGGTTGACGACCGACACGGCCTACAATGCGACGCTCGGCGCGCAATATCTCGGCGAACAGATCGACGATTTCGGCGGCTCCTACATTCTCACCTTCATCGCCTACAATGCCGGCCCGCGCCGCGTGCCCGAATGGATCGGCCGCTATGGCGATCCGCGCGGCAAATCGATCGACGATGTGGTTGATTGGATCGAACGCATTCCTTTTGCAGAAACCCGCAACTATGTGCAGCGGGTGATGGAGAACTATCAGGTCTACAAATCCCGGCTCGGGCAGACGGCCGATATCGTTCATGATCTGCGCTTGGGGCGTTAG
- a CDS encoding alpha/beta hydrolase — protein sequence MTHSIKASFTERFFSASDGLQLYARDYGHDNPQTKRTLPIVCLAGLSRNSRDFHLLAEQLSTHPDRPRRVVALDYRGRGFSAWDPDKSHYQLPVEAEDVLTACAVLDVEQAIFIGTSRGGLILHLLAAMRPTLLRGVILNDIGPVIETSGLLLIRQYLEAQPVLQSWDEAVESLKRVHGDAFPALDQADWDDMAKAIFREKDGMIVADFDPALIEPLRNITGETPMADLWTLYEGLKPVPLMTIRGESSAILSPATFAEMAERHPRMRSVAAAGQGHAPLLHRPDLLAEIRGFISGVS from the coding sequence GTGACACATTCAATCAAGGCGAGTTTTACGGAGCGCTTTTTCTCCGCAAGCGACGGTTTGCAGCTTTATGCCCGTGACTACGGCCATGACAACCCACAGACGAAGAGAACGCTGCCGATCGTTTGCCTGGCCGGGCTCAGCCGCAACAGCCGCGACTTTCACCTTCTGGCGGAGCAGCTCTCCACCCACCCAGACAGACCGCGCCGCGTCGTAGCACTCGACTATCGCGGCCGCGGCTTTTCCGCCTGGGACCCGGACAAGAGCCACTATCAGCTTCCGGTCGAGGCAGAGGATGTGCTCACCGCATGCGCCGTGCTCGATGTTGAGCAGGCAATTTTCATCGGGACATCACGCGGCGGCCTGATCCTCCACCTGCTTGCCGCGATGCGCCCGACCCTATTGCGTGGCGTCATTCTCAACGACATTGGACCGGTTATCGAGACCAGCGGACTGCTCCTGATCCGTCAATATCTGGAGGCACAGCCGGTCCTGCAATCCTGGGACGAGGCGGTTGAAAGTCTCAAGCGCGTGCACGGCGACGCGTTCCCGGCCCTTGATCAGGCGGATTGGGATGACATGGCAAAAGCCATCTTCAGGGAAAAGGACGGCATGATCGTCGCGGATTTCGATCCGGCCCTGATCGAGCCGCTGAGAAACATCACCGGGGAAACCCCGATGGCAGACCTCTGGACGCTTTACGAAGGATTGAAACCGGTGCCTTTGATGACGATCCGGGGAGAAAGCTCCGCGATCCTCTCGCCAGCGACATTCGCCGAGATGGCGGAGCGGCATCCACGCATGAGATCTGTGGCCGCTGCGGGCCAAGGCCACGCCCCACTTTTACACCGCCCGGATTTGCTCGCCGAAATCCGGGGCTTCATCAGCGGGGTTTCCTAG